A single window of Parabacteroides pacaensis DNA harbors:
- a CDS encoding glycoside hydrolase family 31 protein has protein sequence MKSNLIVFLLSCAAINLNAQNSQQKIFWSEDFSTGKLPTGWTVADSSSTGKCEWLVTDQPYPGSFQFNQQAPPIASSSRGYHLQYRPGVITGEEVTKWNQRREYPDAYVQTNAINCQGKDKVILTFQHAFRWNNWFTREKNAGLFVEVSNDNKNWKSYEVTSSIPPVTSVHSPIKEELNITEVAAGQPTVYIRFFWKGIFSWYWMVDDVALTEPLAKDIAITELVSHHPDGNTFTKSDTLRVKIKNVGSATLSSDFTLKARIDNKEVLTATVPAANHPITFNEEVEISFPPISLEGLGSHKINIVSLLPGDMRSANDTFSIKLYASEMMLGNVTSFHKISPQEFEFESNYSKIKLAFHRDDIFRIWLAPDGEYTNPAGNEIVVDYGFHNPRVKQTETKDYYKFQTRTHTVRVYKMPLRFALYDKLNKMCIWEERNPLTFGTKTFQQIKRQPDEYFYGCGMQNGYFSHRDKDVLIEVGGGWDDGARPNPAPFFMSSKGWGAFRNTFTPGKYSFRDTLNLSHDENRFDCFFFSGNSMKDILNDYTDITGKPFMPAMWMLTMGDANCYNKPEQRTGWSQTTPDVIKLVADKYVEYDMPRGWILPNDGYGCGYVKLDTVVSELQKRGIKTGLWTENGVDKIATEVGTYGTRVCKLDVAWVGEGYEFALNGARSAFEGIENNSNERGFVWTVCGWAGTHRYATVWSGDQSGDWEYIRFHIPTLIGSGLSAQNAATGDVDGIFGGSARTYTRDLQWKCFTPILMGMSGWAEVNKQPWNYGEPYTTINRDFLRLKMRMNPYYYTYCHEAHQTGVPTVRGMVLEFPEDSVTWGTETQYQFMSGEWLMVAPVYSRKGWGTVRDSIYFAKDAKWFDYWDGKEYEAGKWLATYKCPLDKLPVFVKGGAIIPLYPPMNYVWEKPADTLTLQIWPYGCSQFNLYEDDQITRDYKKGEFAKTLIMVKAPEGGSGETVIKIHAAKGDFKGRLKERSYVFDIQSVKSPSKLTINGKTLQVYYTELELNTAEDGYYFNPDDRGGRLTVKAANYSTDKDLEIRYTIE, from the coding sequence ATGAAATCTAATCTAATTGTTTTTTTATTAAGTTGTGCTGCCATAAATTTAAATGCCCAAAACTCGCAGCAAAAAATATTTTGGAGTGAAGATTTTTCTACGGGAAAATTGCCTACCGGCTGGACGGTTGCCGATTCAAGTAGTACCGGTAAATGCGAATGGTTGGTAACAGATCAACCTTATCCCGGGTCTTTCCAGTTTAATCAGCAAGCTCCCCCTATTGCTTCTTCCAGCCGAGGGTACCATTTACAATATCGCCCCGGCGTTATAACAGGTGAAGAAGTAACTAAGTGGAATCAACGACGCGAATATCCGGATGCTTATGTACAAACAAATGCCATTAATTGTCAAGGAAAAGATAAAGTGATCCTTACTTTTCAACATGCTTTTCGGTGGAACAACTGGTTTACCCGTGAAAAGAATGCCGGATTGTTTGTTGAAGTGAGTAATGATAATAAAAACTGGAAAAGCTATGAAGTAACCTCTTCTATTCCTCCGGTAACCAGTGTTCATTCTCCCATAAAAGAAGAATTGAATATTACGGAAGTGGCTGCTGGCCAGCCTACCGTATATATTCGTTTTTTCTGGAAAGGTATTTTTTCATGGTATTGGATGGTCGATGACGTTGCCTTGACAGAACCGTTGGCAAAAGATATAGCTATCACAGAATTAGTTTCTCACCATCCCGATGGGAACACCTTCACCAAGAGTGATACATTACGTGTAAAAATTAAAAATGTAGGTTCAGCAACATTATCTTCAGATTTTACCTTAAAGGCTAGGATAGACAACAAGGAGGTGTTAACAGCTACGGTTCCGGCAGCCAACCATCCGATTACTTTCAATGAAGAAGTAGAAATATCATTTCCTCCTATTTCATTAGAAGGATTGGGTTCCCATAAGATAAATATTGTGTCTTTACTTCCTGGAGACATGCGGTCGGCAAATGATACGTTTAGTATAAAATTATATGCATCTGAAATGATGTTAGGGAATGTTACCAGTTTCCATAAAATATCACCTCAAGAATTTGAGTTTGAAAGTAATTATTCTAAGATAAAACTAGCTTTTCATCGGGACGATATTTTCCGTATCTGGTTAGCTCCTGACGGAGAATATACGAATCCGGCGGGAAACGAAATTGTAGTAGATTACGGTTTCCATAATCCTAGAGTAAAGCAGACGGAAACGAAAGATTACTATAAATTCCAGACACGTACTCATACAGTTAGAGTATATAAAATGCCTCTTCGTTTTGCCCTGTATGATAAGTTGAATAAAATGTGTATATGGGAAGAAAGGAATCCGCTTACGTTTGGAACAAAAACTTTCCAGCAAATAAAACGCCAGCCGGATGAATATTTTTACGGTTGCGGCATGCAAAACGGATATTTCTCCCATCGGGATAAAGATGTATTGATAGAAGTAGGAGGAGGTTGGGATGATGGTGCCCGTCCTAATCCCGCGCCTTTCTTTATGAGTTCGAAAGGTTGGGGAGCTTTCCGTAATACATTTACTCCGGGTAAATATTCTTTCCGCGACACATTAAACCTGTCACATGATGAAAATCGCTTTGATTGCTTTTTCTTCTCAGGAAATTCTATGAAAGATATTTTGAATGACTATACAGATATTACAGGCAAGCCTTTCATGCCAGCTATGTGGATGCTTACTATGGGAGATGCCAATTGTTATAACAAACCGGAACAGCGTACCGGATGGTCACAAACTACTCCCGATGTAATTAAATTGGTTGCCGATAAATATGTAGAATATGATATGCCGAGAGGATGGATTCTCCCGAATGACGGCTATGGTTGCGGGTATGTAAAACTGGATACTGTAGTCAGCGAATTACAAAAACGCGGAATTAAAACCGGGCTCTGGACAGAAAACGGAGTGGATAAGATTGCTACGGAAGTAGGTACCTATGGAACTCGTGTTTGTAAATTGGACGTTGCCTGGGTAGGGGAAGGATATGAATTTGCTTTAAACGGAGCACGTTCCGCATTTGAAGGAATTGAAAATAATTCCAATGAACGTGGTTTTGTATGGACTGTTTGCGGTTGGGCAGGAACACACAGATATGCGACCGTATGGAGTGGTGACCAAAGTGGCGATTGGGAGTATATCCGTTTCCATATTCCTACCCTGATCGGTTCCGGTTTGTCTGCACAAAACGCAGCTACCGGCGATGTGGATGGTATTTTTGGCGGTAGTGCTCGTACCTATACTCGTGATTTACAGTGGAAATGTTTTACTCCAATTCTCATGGGAATGAGTGGTTGGGCAGAAGTAAATAAACAGCCTTGGAATTATGGAGAACCTTATACTACAATTAACCGGGATTTCTTACGTTTGAAGATGAGAATGAATCCTTATTATTACACGTATTGCCATGAAGCTCATCAGACCGGTGTCCCTACTGTCCGGGGAATGGTTCTTGAATTTCCTGAAGACTCAGTTACTTGGGGTACTGAAACACAATACCAGTTTATGAGCGGCGAATGGTTAATGGTAGCTCCTGTTTATTCACGGAAAGGCTGGGGAACCGTACGGGATAGTATTTACTTTGCGAAAGACGCAAAATGGTTTGATTATTGGGATGGAAAGGAGTATGAAGCCGGAAAATGGTTGGCAACTTATAAATGCCCGTTAGATAAACTACCTGTTTTTGTAAAAGGGGGAGCTATTATTCCTTTATATCCGCCAATGAATTACGTATGGGAAAAGCCTGCTGATACGTTAACGTTGCAAATTTGGCCTTATGGTTGCTCACAGTTTAATTTGTATGAAGATGACCAAATCACCCGCGATTATAAGAAAGGGGAATTTGCAAAAACGCTAATCATGGTAAAGGCTCCCGAAGGAGGCAGCGGAGAAACTGTAATTAAGATACATGCAGCTAAAGGTGATTTTAAAGGGCGTTTAAAAGAACGTTCCTATGTGTTTGATATTCAATCTGTGAAATCACCTTCCAAATTGACAATCAATGGAAAGACTCTACAGGTTTATTATACTGAATTAGAATTGAATACGGCTGAGGACGGTTACTATTTCAATCCAGATGACAGGGGAGGACGTTTAACTGTAAAAGCGGCTAACTATTCGACTGATAAAGATTTGGAAATAAGATATACAATAGAATAA
- a CDS encoding NUDIX hydrolase, translated as MNTNQEEWFPIVTPEGETIGKATRKECHNGSKWLHPVVHLHLFNTLGELYLQKRSVYKDIQPGKWDTAVGGHVDYGEKIEEALCREVKEELGITDFIPEKLGCYLFESAIEKELVHSYKTIYTGNIYPDSSELDDGRFWSLAEIQASLGKNIFTPNFESEFLRFFSKNILSK; from the coding sequence ATGAATACAAATCAAGAAGAATGGTTTCCCATCGTAACTCCGGAAGGAGAAACCATAGGAAAGGCAACCCGTAAAGAATGCCATAACGGAAGTAAATGGTTACATCCGGTAGTACATTTACATCTCTTTAATACTCTAGGTGAATTATATCTTCAAAAACGCTCGGTATATAAAGATATTCAACCCGGCAAGTGGGACACAGCCGTAGGTGGGCATGTAGATTATGGTGAAAAAATAGAGGAAGCCTTATGTCGTGAGGTAAAGGAAGAATTGGGTATTACGGATTTTATTCCGGAAAAATTAGGCTGTTATCTATTTGAATCAGCCATTGAAAAAGAACTAGTACATAGCTATAAAACCATCTATACCGGAAATATATATCCGGATTCTTCGGAATTAGACGATGGAAGATTTTGGTCTTTAGCAGAAATACAAGCTTCACTAGGAAAAAATATTTTTACGCCTAATTTCGAAAGTGAGTTTCTTCGATTCTTTTCGAAAAATATACTTTCCAAGTAA
- the pncB gene encoding nicotinate phosphoribosyltransferase, with protein MIINYFTDNDLYKFTTMNAIQKKFPDAEVIYRFVNRGKTLFPDGFAEEVKKEIQSMQKLFLTKEEEQFMRSKCYYFDSVFFDLLKGFRYNPDEVTVLQEGGELKVEVRGLWYRTTLWEVPLMAIISELYFKMTRQKAQNIENTTIAKARQLVEIKAELSEFGTRRRYSFDVQDKVVDILKKHMGSYMKGTSNVFLAMKYNLTPMGTHPHEWFMYHGAYFGYRAANELSLANWIDVYEGDLGIALTDTYTSDNFFLSFDTKYAKLFDGLRWDSGDPFSFTEKALFHYQQHRVDPRTKTIVYSDALNLEEIRKIKSFVNGRIHDVYGVGTYLTNDVGVKPLNMVIKLFECKPKGCKDFIPTVKLSDAEGKHTGDPREIALCLATLRIPPGDSNKNIFSL; from the coding sequence ATGATTATTAACTATTTTACAGATAATGATCTTTATAAGTTTACGACAATGAACGCGATCCAGAAAAAATTTCCGGATGCAGAAGTTATATATCGTTTTGTAAATAGAGGTAAGACTTTGTTTCCTGACGGATTTGCAGAAGAAGTGAAAAAAGAAATACAATCCATGCAAAAACTCTTCCTTACCAAGGAAGAAGAACAGTTCATGCGTTCAAAATGCTATTATTTCGATTCTGTCTTTTTCGACTTGTTAAAAGGTTTCCGGTATAATCCGGACGAAGTTACGGTTCTACAAGAAGGTGGGGAATTGAAAGTGGAAGTTCGCGGTTTATGGTATCGTACTACTTTATGGGAAGTGCCTTTGATGGCTATTATTTCTGAGCTTTATTTCAAAATGACCCGTCAAAAGGCGCAAAATATAGAAAACACGACCATTGCCAAAGCTCGCCAATTAGTGGAAATAAAAGCCGAACTGTCTGAATTCGGTACACGGAGAAGATATTCTTTTGACGTACAAGATAAAGTGGTAGACATCCTGAAAAAACACATGGGAAGTTATATGAAAGGAACCAGTAATGTTTTTCTGGCTATGAAATATAACCTTACTCCTATGGGTACTCATCCTCATGAATGGTTTATGTACCATGGAGCTTATTTCGGATACCGGGCTGCTAATGAATTAAGTTTGGCGAACTGGATTGACGTATATGAAGGAGATTTGGGGATAGCCCTTACAGATACTTATACTTCAGACAATTTCTTCTTGAGCTTCGATACTAAATATGCTAAATTATTTGATGGTTTGAGATGGGATAGCGGTGATCCTTTTTCTTTTACTGAAAAAGCTCTTTTCCACTATCAGCAGCACCGTGTAGACCCACGAACAAAAACAATTGTCTACAGCGATGCTTTAAATCTGGAAGAAATCCGGAAAATAAAATCCTTTGTCAATGGAAGAATTCATGATGTATATGGAGTAGGTACGTATTTGACCAACGATGTGGGAGTAAAACCTCTTAACATGGTTATCAAACTGTTTGAATGCAAACCTAAAGGATGTAAAGATTTTATTCCAACTGTCAAACTTTCCGATGCAGAAGGCAAGCATACGGGTGATCCGAGAGAAATAGCTCTTTGTTTGGCTACTTTACGGATTCCCCCAGGAGACAGCAATAAAAATATTTTTTCACTCTAA
- a CDS encoding NUDIX domain-containing protein — MESEKKYCYVYPRPAVTTDCVVFGLSGKEINLLLIERKNEPYKGYWAIPGGFLNMDEDAKTGAQRELTEETGLSNIPLIQFHTFSAVNRDPRHRTISIAYYAIIKLDEYTVRAGDDAAQAQWFPLHQLPPLAFDHTDIVQMAIKTAFP; from the coding sequence ATGGAAAGTGAAAAAAAATATTGTTACGTATATCCCAGGCCGGCGGTAACTACCGATTGTGTTGTGTTCGGATTATCCGGCAAAGAAATAAATTTGCTCTTGATAGAACGTAAAAATGAACCTTATAAAGGATATTGGGCTATTCCCGGAGGATTCTTAAACATGGATGAAGATGCTAAAACCGGCGCACAAAGAGAACTGACCGAAGAAACCGGCCTGAGCAACATTCCTCTGATTCAATTCCACACATTCTCTGCGGTAAATCGGGATCCGCGTCACAGAACCATAAGCATTGCTTATTATGCTATCATTAAACTGGACGAATATACTGTCCGGGCAGGTGACGATGCAGCCCAAGCTCAGTGGTTTCCTCTTCATCAGCTTCCCCCTTTGGCATTCGATCATACAGATATTGTACAAATGGCTATAAAAACGGCTTTCCCCTAA
- a CDS encoding DNA topoisomerase 3, which translates to MKVCIAEKPSVAREIATVLGAKNKKNGYIEGNGYQVTWTFGHLCTLKEPHEYFPQWKRWAIGDLPMIPPRFGIKLIENKGIKEQFDVIESLISKAEMVINCGDAGQEGELIQRWVMQKAGCKCPVFRLWISSLTEEAIREGFQSLKNQAEFTKLYEAGLSRAMGDWLLGMNATRLYTLKYGQNKQVLSIGRVQTPTLALIVNRQLEIENFKPEQYWELKTVYRNTTFSATKGRFSSKEEGEAFLEIVRQEDFTVTDVSTKKGKEAPPRLFDLTSLQVECNKKFAFSAEDTLKYIQSLYEKKVTTYPRVDTTFLSEDIYPKVPGTLKGMAEYAHLITPLLQGKLPKSKKVFDDTKVTDHHAIIPTGVQPRNLTENEQKVYDLVARRFIAAFYPDCQISTTTILGKVGKVEFKVSGKQILFPGWRVVFGKDSKEQENDNESTQQEEEGVLPDFVKGESGPHVPTLGEKWTQPPKPYTEATLLRAMETAGKLVDNEELRDALKENGIGRPSTRAAIIETLFKRNYIRKERKNLFATPTGVELIGTINEELLKSAELTGIWEKKLRQIERGTYEAQTFLNELKQMLASIVSHVKQEAGHTITITEVTNNKNTPDSKKSSSSKERDKSLIDQKNETKVSEKKPRKPRTSKTTKKKISTLEEVSNNFIAVSESLPLVKPVCPLCKKGSILKGRMAYGCSEYKSGCTFRLDFEKYGNNLSDNELIAIISQLSK; encoded by the coding sequence ATGAAAGTATGTATTGCTGAAAAGCCGAGTGTAGCACGGGAAATAGCTACTGTATTAGGGGCCAAAAACAAGAAAAACGGATATATAGAAGGAAATGGTTATCAAGTTACCTGGACATTCGGACATCTGTGTACGCTTAAAGAACCTCATGAATATTTTCCTCAATGGAAACGTTGGGCAATAGGCGACCTTCCAATGATCCCTCCTCGATTCGGTATTAAACTTATTGAAAATAAAGGAATTAAAGAGCAATTTGACGTAATAGAAAGCCTTATCTCAAAAGCAGAGATGGTAATAAATTGCGGTGATGCAGGACAAGAAGGAGAACTTATCCAACGTTGGGTAATGCAAAAAGCAGGATGCAAATGCCCGGTATTCCGGCTTTGGATATCTTCATTGACAGAAGAGGCAATCCGGGAAGGCTTTCAAAGTTTAAAAAACCAAGCTGAATTTACCAAATTATACGAGGCTGGATTATCTCGTGCCATGGGCGACTGGCTATTAGGGATGAATGCTACCCGCCTCTATACTCTAAAATACGGACAAAATAAACAGGTGCTTTCCATCGGAAGAGTACAAACCCCAACGCTTGCACTGATTGTAAACCGCCAGTTAGAAATTGAAAATTTTAAGCCGGAGCAATATTGGGAACTTAAAACGGTTTATCGCAATACCACTTTTTCTGCTACAAAAGGACGTTTTTCTTCTAAAGAAGAAGGAGAAGCATTTCTTGAAATCGTACGCCAGGAAGATTTTACAGTTACAGATGTCAGTACCAAAAAAGGCAAGGAAGCCCCTCCCCGTTTATTTGACCTTACCTCTTTGCAGGTAGAATGTAATAAAAAATTTGCTTTTTCCGCAGAAGATACTTTGAAATATATCCAATCATTGTATGAAAAGAAAGTAACTACTTACCCTCGTGTGGATACAACTTTCCTAAGCGAAGATATTTATCCGAAAGTACCCGGCACTCTAAAAGGAATGGCAGAATATGCACATCTTATTACTCCCTTATTACAAGGCAAATTACCTAAAAGTAAAAAGGTATTTGATGATACAAAGGTAACAGATCACCATGCTATTATTCCTACAGGTGTACAGCCCCGTAACCTCACGGAAAACGAACAGAAGGTGTACGACTTGGTAGCACGTCGTTTTATCGCAGCATTCTATCCGGACTGTCAGATATCCACAACTACCATCTTAGGAAAAGTAGGAAAAGTGGAATTTAAAGTATCCGGGAAACAAATATTATTTCCTGGTTGGCGAGTAGTTTTCGGAAAAGATTCCAAAGAGCAAGAAAATGATAATGAGTCTACCCAGCAAGAGGAAGAAGGAGTTTTACCCGATTTTGTAAAAGGGGAAAGCGGACCTCATGTTCCTACGCTAGGTGAAAAATGGACTCAACCTCCCAAACCTTATACGGAAGCCACTTTGTTACGGGCTATGGAAACTGCCGGCAAACTGGTAGACAACGAAGAATTACGAGATGCTTTAAAAGAAAATGGGATAGGTCGTCCTTCCACTCGTGCCGCTATTATAGAAACTCTTTTTAAAAGAAATTACATTCGTAAAGAACGAAAGAATCTATTTGCCACTCCTACCGGCGTGGAACTCATAGGAACCATTAACGAAGAACTACTTAAATCGGCCGAACTTACCGGAATCTGGGAAAAAAAACTACGTCAGATAGAACGTGGTACCTATGAAGCACAGACATTTTTAAATGAATTAAAACAAATGCTTGCTAGCATTGTATCTCATGTAAAACAGGAAGCAGGCCATACCATCACCATTACAGAGGTGACGAACAATAAAAATACTCCTGATTCTAAAAAATCATCTAGCTCAAAAGAAAGAGACAAATCATTGATCGATCAAAAAAATGAAACAAAGGTCTCGGAAAAAAAGCCTCGCAAGCCCCGTACGTCTAAAACAACAAAAAAGAAAATCTCTACGCTGGAAGAAGTATCCAACAATTTTATCGCAGTTTCTGAGTCCTTGCCACTCGTCAAGCCTGTATGCCCTTTATGCAAAAAAGGATCCATTTTAAAAGGACGTATGGCATACGGATGCTCCGAGTATAAAAGTGGTTGTACTTTCCGGCTTGACTTCGAAAAATATGGCAATAATCTTTCCGATAATGAATTGATAGCCATCATCAGCCAATTATCGAAATAG
- a CDS encoding DUF4136 domain-containing protein, whose amino-acid sequence MKRLIFAVLLLLAVTLLKAQPKSEFICRVGFTYEISSSNNWGKGRPIILNVHPYTSAESAGLKPNDIIETIDGVNTLNVQPEEIPQLLNRAGKKEIVLGIRNLEFISKDFIIQKECKKNNAITEDQLASAFEMYSLETTSERTFVAPFRYTTLPEINFADFKTYAFTVPDPNNEKLENIINECIKKELSGKGLVFTSDNPDLLIQTFYFFDKNPNYKGQNKILIKKELVYRYNALTKKMEIFPFMPASTSESEAEYLLQLGFRLIDRRDPSKNKLQVIWECESNELLSEPYKLEEYAKIFIPLMCMQYPYVKRTEGIRFKVNNKAYYYTGINYNMDQLNQVIHIDQNSPAYTAGLRTRDVIESINGHSVNYTPEEFTAAYKKFIAATINYRDQSTLFMDANGFKYCMYWDKLQYPKIAETLKDEQYLPVFSYLYNFTPYINPDAANSCTFVVKRGTNNTEFIIRPSIRGYVTIEVE is encoded by the coding sequence ATGAAAAGATTAATTTTTGCAGTTTTACTTTTACTGGCAGTTACGCTATTAAAAGCACAACCTAAAAGCGAATTTATTTGCCGGGTAGGTTTTACCTATGAAATCAGTTCGAGTAATAACTGGGGGAAAGGCCGGCCTATTATACTTAATGTTCACCCTTATACATCTGCTGAATCTGCAGGACTTAAACCGAATGATATTATTGAGACTATCGACGGAGTAAACACTCTCAATGTACAACCTGAAGAAATTCCTCAATTATTGAACCGGGCAGGAAAAAAAGAAATTGTATTAGGCATCAGAAATTTGGAATTCATTTCTAAAGATTTTATTATCCAGAAAGAATGTAAAAAAAACAATGCTATCACAGAAGATCAATTAGCTAGTGCTTTTGAAATGTATAGCTTGGAAACTACTTCCGAAAGAACATTTGTAGCTCCATTTCGTTATACTACTTTACCGGAGATCAATTTTGCTGATTTTAAAACTTATGCTTTTACGGTTCCTGACCCTAATAATGAAAAACTAGAAAATATAATTAATGAGTGTATCAAAAAAGAATTGTCTGGTAAAGGGTTAGTATTTACTTCAGATAATCCTGATTTACTTATACAAACGTTTTACTTCTTTGATAAAAACCCGAATTATAAAGGGCAAAATAAAATACTTATAAAAAAAGAACTTGTATATAGGTACAATGCATTAACAAAAAAGATGGAAATTTTTCCTTTCATGCCCGCATCTACTTCTGAATCGGAAGCAGAGTATTTATTACAGCTTGGTTTCCGCTTGATAGATCGCAGGGATCCGAGTAAAAATAAATTACAAGTGATCTGGGAATGTGAATCGAACGAACTTTTAAGTGAACCTTATAAGCTGGAAGAATATGCAAAAATCTTTATTCCTTTAATGTGCATGCAGTATCCTTATGTAAAACGTACAGAAGGTATTCGTTTCAAAGTAAATAACAAAGCTTATTATTATACAGGAATTAATTATAATATGGATCAACTAAACCAAGTAATCCATATAGACCAGAATTCCCCAGCTTATACCGCTGGATTAAGAACAAGAGATGTTATAGAAAGCATAAATGGCCACAGTGTGAATTATACTCCGGAAGAATTCACTGCTGCATACAAAAAATTTATTGCTGCTACTATAAATTATAGAGATCAATCGACCTTGTTCATGGATGCAAATGGATTTAAATATTGTATGTATTGGGACAAGCTTCAATACCCTAAAATAGCAGAAACTCTAAAAGATGAGCAATATTTGCCGGTCTTTAGTTATCTCTATAACTTTACTCCTTATATTAATCCGGATGCTGCAAACTCTTGTACTTTTGTAGTAAAGCGGGGAACTAATAACACAGAATTTATTATCCGTCCTTCAATCAGAGGATATGTAACAATAGAAGTGGAATAG
- a CDS encoding recombinase family protein, translating to MVVAYLRVSTSKQNLDDQQEEIVRFARKKGLRIDKWFGDVASGKVEYNERKLCAIIDNLNAGDTLIVTEISRLSRTLVEIMNIINRCVTKNIILHSTKEGYTFEDNLNSKILGFAFGLVAEIERNLISIRTKEALAAKKAKGTKLGRPYGSSPQQNVLFENRLSIIKLIEDNIPYKKIAQKYNVSICTFNRFVKANIKKKDINKNSFI from the coding sequence ATGGTAGTAGCTTATTTACGAGTAAGTACAAGTAAACAAAATCTCGATGATCAACAAGAGGAAATTGTGCGTTTCGCCCGCAAAAAAGGATTGAGGATTGATAAATGGTTTGGTGATGTAGCAAGCGGAAAGGTAGAATACAACGAAAGAAAGCTATGCGCCATCATTGATAATTTGAATGCGGGGGACACACTTATTGTGACTGAAATATCACGGTTAAGCAGGACGCTGGTAGAAATTATGAATATTATTAACCGATGTGTAACCAAAAACATTATCCTTCACAGTACAAAAGAAGGATACACGTTCGAGGACAATTTAAATAGTAAAATTCTCGGCTTTGCTTTCGGCTTAGTGGCTGAAATTGAACGAAATCTCATCTCTATCCGTACCAAAGAAGCACTAGCGGCTAAAAAGGCTAAAGGTACCAAATTAGGACGTCCGTACGGAAGTAGCCCTCAACAAAATGTCCTTTTTGAAAACCGGTTATCTATTATAAAACTGATCGAAGATAATATCCCTTATAAAAAAATAGCTCAAAAATACAATGTATCTATTTGTACATTTAATCGTTTTGTGAAAGCCAATATCAAAAAAAAGGATATAAACAAAAATTCATTTATATAA
- the gap gene encoding type I glyceraldehyde-3-phosphate dehydrogenase, translated as MIKVGINGFGRIGRLVFRAAQGRNDIQVVGINDLINVEYMAYMLKYDTMHGRFDGTIEIKDGKLVVNGNEIRVTAEKNPADLKWDEVGADYVVESTGLFLTKEKAQGHIDAGAKYVVMSAPSKDDTPMFVCGVNLDQYTGQQFVSNASCTTNCLAPIAKVLNDKFGITDGLMTTVHSTTATQKTVDGPSMKDWRGGRAASGNIIPSSTGAAKAVGKVIPALNGKLTGMSMRVPTLDVSVVDLTCNLAKPASYDEICAAMKEASEGELKGVLGYTEDAVVSSDFLGDARTSIFDAKAGIQLTPTFVKVVSWYDNEWGYSNKVLDLIAYMAQVNNK; from the coding sequence ATGATTAAAGTAGGTATTAACGGTTTCGGCCGTATCGGACGTTTGGTTTTCCGTGCTGCTCAAGGCAGAAATGACATTCAGGTTGTTGGTATCAACGACTTGATTAACGTAGAATACATGGCTTACATGTTGAAGTACGACACAATGCATGGCCGTTTCGACGGAACAATTGAAATCAAGGACGGTAAATTAGTTGTGAATGGTAATGAAATCCGTGTAACTGCAGAAAAGAATCCGGCTGATTTGAAATGGGATGAAGTAGGTGCAGACTATGTTGTTGAATCTACAGGTCTTTTCTTGACAAAAGAAAAAGCTCAAGGCCATATTGATGCAGGTGCTAAATACGTTGTTATGTCAGCTCCTTCTAAGGACGATACCCCTATGTTCGTTTGCGGTGTTAACTTGGATCAATATACTGGACAACAATTTGTATCTAATGCTTCTTGTACTACTAACTGTTTGGCTCCTATTGCTAAGGTTTTGAACGACAAGTTCGGTATTACAGATGGTTTGATGACTACAGTTCACTCTACAACTGCTACTCAAAAAACAGTAGACGGTCCTTCAATGAAAGACTGGAGAGGTGGTCGTGCTGCTTCTGGTAATATTATCCCTTCTTCTACAGGTGCTGCTAAAGCTGTAGGTAAAGTAATTCCTGCGTTGAACGGTAAATTGACTGGTATGTCAATGCGTGTTCCTACTTTGGACGTTTCAGTTGTTGACTTGACTTGTAATTTGGCTAAGCCAGCTTCTTATGATGAAATTTGCGCTGCAATGAAAGAAGCTTCTGAAGGCGAATTGAAAGGTGTTCTTGGTTACACAGAAGATGCAGTAGTATCTAGCGATTTCTTAGGAGATGCTCGTACTTCCATTTTCGATGCTAAAGCTGGTATTCAATTAACTCCGACTTTTGTAAAGGTAGTGTCTTGGTATGACAACGAATGGGGTTATTCAAATAAAGTGCTTGACTTGATCGCTTATATGGCTCAAGTAAATAATAAATAA